The DNA region CCATGAAATCGTCGTACCGGGTCCGAGCTCCTGGGAACTGGCTCTTGGGCGCCTTGGATGGCGCCTTCATCAGGCAGAGCGTGGCGTTGATGAAGTCGGATCGTTGTTCGATGGTCATGTCGCCCCTGAGATACAAGTTAAATCTGGGGCAATCACTGAGGGTTAGGTAGAAGGTTGCCATACCACTCTCTCCGTACTCCCGCGTTCTCCAGTGTGCAGCCGTTGTTCTTGCCCGCGGCGATCTTCTGGCTCATGTACGCATCAACCTTGGCCATGGTCTCATCCGACAGCTTGTCGACGACATCTAAGGGGTAGAAGCCGTTGCGTTGTCTGGTATGATGTCAGCCATAACCACAGATGGCAACCGGAGCTCCAACCGATAATGACACTCACACGTTCACTTTGGTTCTCCAATCCCTTGGAGCCACCACTCCGGCAAGAGCCGAGGGCACCAAGATTGCAACACTCCAAATAGACCGCATTTTTACGCACTTGGTTTTGTTGATCAAAGCTCCAGCGTCTCTGGGGGCCAGAACCCGATGGAAATTTCAGGTTGGAGGGACATTTTGTAGAATACACGGGCACTCTCCTTGCCAGCATTTCAaagtgagggaggggacagGCAATTCCGTACGCGTCAACTCTATATGACGACCTTTAAAACTCGATGCTATCATTGGACTGGTTATTAAACTAGTCCCTGTCGGTGGTCCGGCATATGAGATTCTGCTGGTTGAGGTCGAACCTTAAACTGCCGTCCTTCCGAGCCGTGTTTTAAGATAGATGCCTAACCCCAGAGTTTTGGTCACCCAATTACGTTACATGTTTTCTTTCGTGCAGGGTTCTAGTGGTGCGATGGTTGAACTGATGATAGAACAGGCATGGTTGGTGAGGTCGGTTTCGTTTTGATCAGCAGGGCATGAAGATCTCAAGTTCAATGCGATAGCTGGACGTACCTGAGGTATCTGGTTGTACAATTTTCTTATAGACGGACTGGTTTCATGATTCCATACATCTTAACAGCATCAAGCATACCTGGGTATGGGGGCATTATCACAGTAGCTAATCTCAATATGTGGTCGTGGTACCACTCGTAACATCATGATATTTGCTGCTGGGAAGAACTCGATAACTCCTACGCAATCATCCGCGGCAACCTTTCCTCTCCCCGCAGCCGCCATCTATCTGATGGTAACCAATGACGATCCATTAGATTGTGCTGGCGTTGCTTGTTCCGTTAGCCAACCCCCTTGCCGTTCAGCCGAGAGACTCCATGCCGGCAGTTCCCCCCTGTTGTCAGACTCCCACCACATTCACACCATATATGAGACTCGACCGTCAGATAAGTACCTACACACAAAGAAAGTGTTGTTAAAACCGGTTGAGTTTAATTCGGAATCTAACGGACGAAAAATGCACATCGCTAATTTCCGCGTGGCTCTCCTCTGCGGAGTCACCCTCGCAAATCAAGACtgcaccacaaccccccaaaccccttcTTACTGGAGCATCAATGAACTGGTATTAAAGGTCTACGACTGGGACAAGGGTGGTTCGATGGGAACATTTGGGTTTACATCATTTTCCTCAGCAACAAACAAGACGGTGGAGTGTCTGGCTCAGGACGTTGATCTAGCAAActtgggggaggatgggtcGTGGTCAAAGTGCAGTGATCCTGGGGTAGAGTTTCGGTTTGATTTTGAGGAGATGAGCTTGAGTTTGAAGGAAACGTGGACGTGTGAAGGGTCTCCGGGGTGAGTACCTTGCCTACCTATGCCGTACCATCAGGCGTGGAGAACTTGGCTGATATTTGCGTAGAGTTACCTTCAATGCCAACGCGACAGGACTTATGATGTTGCATGGTTGTCTGGATAGTGATACAGATAAGGGTGTTGAGTCTGACTGTTATGTCATGGAGTTTGACATGGCGGGTGATGTTACCTCTTCAGCAGTGATATAGTTGTTATTGCAATGTCTTTCTCAGGCTGAGCGTTGATCATATTCATGAGAAGGCGTCTCGATCAATTTTTCATTGTAATTAAGTTCATTGTATATCTATCGCAAACATGAACCGAGAAAAGCATAAACATTAGCTATTACATAATAATGAACCTGCACTCCTTCAAACAGCTCGAAACCCATCACCAGCTGTCCCTGTATTCGGGTCAGGTCGCTGAGGGGACACGAGCGACTGAGTCTGGACAGAAGTCTGCATCGAACTAATGACAACAGTCCCAGACCCCATTGATGCGAGCACTGCGTTTGGATTACCCAACACCGGCCCGGAAGAAGCAGCCGTAGTCCCACCAACcaccgaggaaggaggacCAGGATAAACCGGCAGAGGCGTATCGTCCTCCACCCGCCGACCTCCTgtcccagctcctccattACCGCCGCCAGTATCTCCACGTCTTTCCATCTCGATGTTCTCCCCATGACGCCTCGGCTTTCTTTCCCCCAGCCAATCCACCGGGTACCGTTGCCTGAATCCGAACTGAAACCATAATTTGATCTTCATTTTAAGCGGCATCGCCTTCCACTGCTCCCTCAGATCGGACTGGTCCTCCGGCTTCCTTGCATCCTCTACGATTGTAAACCCAATAGTAAAAATGAAGATTAATATCCAGCAAACCGTTTCCAACCGGAGGGCCGTCCTGCCCATCATCAGCCGCCCGAACCAAAAGAAGTTTTCGACAAATCCAAGAAGAAAGACGGACGGGATGACAGTCGCGATGATGACCTTCCACGGCTCGACCTTGCTGCACTTCCCGGCGTAAGTATAAGGGCAGCGTTCCTCTTGAGTCAGCGGTCGCGGCCCGCCAGGGCGATGGCACTCCTGGACGTAAGTTGTGTTGAGGCTGCTGACAACCGAGTCATAGTATGTGCGTGCATGAGGGCCACCGTGGCTGGTTGGGGGTAGATCAGTCGGCTTGACGTGGATCTCCCTGACTAGTGATGGGTTGTATCCCTTTGTCGAATGCGTCTGGACTGGGAGGACGGTGGCTTTGGGGAGCATGTACTCGGTGAGGAATTCGGACGGGAACCAGCCGGCCCAGGGTTGGAGGCTGGTGGATGTGGTAAACTCGAACGGGGTTGGGCAGCTGGCTGGGGCGGTGAGGATGTGGTCAACGATCCAAAGGTCGGTCGTGAATTGGGACTGAGTTGATGGCGATGGCCACTTGTACCAGCCTTCTAGCTCTGACCGGGGGATGGCGTCAGCGGGTAGAATGATGGTGGACATCACAATGTCCCAATCGATATTGGTTATTGGTATTGAGAACGCCGGTGTGACACCGGTGGGGATGTTGGTATGTTTCACTTTAAAGGGGCGTGGAATGTAGGTCTCGCCGCATGATGTTGTCCCAGTTAAAACCTCCGGATTGCAGCCGTACGGCAAGTACGATGTTGCATAGGCCTGTAACTCTGTGCCAGTCCACCCAGTGCACTCGCTGGCCAGCGCTCGCTGAAACCCAGTGGCCATGATGGCCAGTGAGGCCAGTGTGCCCGTTCGTTCTATGATAAAGATATGCAAGGaatggagagagagaagagatcATTACGAAGACAGCAAGGGATCCCGATGCTTTTATGAGGCCCATGCATTGTCAAAGAGATGAGGCCTTGGCAATAGGGAACTAAAGTCGGAACAGATGATTTTTCCAGTAATCCATCCAACCATAGGGCAGAAGTTGGAGTGCCAAGGTGATGCCAAACCAGCCACAAGCTCAATAGCCACATGATAGGGCTGATTCGGTCACgaaaccacccccccatcaaGCAAACCTGGACCCAAAAGCCAtatgtgtgggtgtgtgtgtgtgtatcaTCAGTCTCACTATCGTCGTAAGTGAGGGCTTCAGATTGATGTGTGCTCCTTGCTCAGAGGTGAGGTCAAGGTACCCCAAAGCATTCGAAGCAAGGTCCACCCGATTCACAAATGTTGTCGCAATAAAGACTTAACACTAAGATATGCTGAAATTTCCTGGGATAGATCCGATGGCCTTACTCGGAGTAAGCTGCTCCCTAGTTGTTATTCTCCCCGTTTAGGCAGCTGGTTGCATTGGACTCAATG from Podospora pseudopauciseta strain CBS 411.78 chromosome 6, whole genome shotgun sequence includes:
- a CDS encoding hypothetical protein (EggNog:ENOG503PXM9) encodes the protein MHIANFRVALLCGVTLANQDCTTTPQTPSYWSINELVLKVYDWDKGGSMGTFGFTSFSSATNKTVECLAQDVDLANLGEDGSWSKCSDPGVEFRFDFEEMSLSLKETWTCEGSPGVTFNANATGLMMLHGCLDSDTDKGVESDCYVMEFDMAGDVTSSAVI
- a CDS encoding hypothetical protein (COG:S; EggNog:ENOG503P6XS), whose protein sequence is MATGFQRALASECTGWTGTELQAYATSYLPYGCNPEVLTGTTSCGETYIPRPFKVKHTNIPTGVTPAFSIPITNIDWDIVMSTIILPADAIPRSELEGWYKWPSPSTQSQFTTDLWIVDHILTAPASCPTPFEFTTSTSLQPWAGWFPSEFLTEYMLPKATVLPVQTHSTKGYNPSLVREIHVKPTDLPPTSHGGPHARTYYDSVVSSLNTTYVQECHRPGGPRPLTQEERCPYTYAGKCSKVEPWKVIIATVIPSVFLLGFVENFFWFGRLMMGRTALRLETVCWILIFIFTIGFTIVEDARKPEDQSDLREQWKAMPLKMKIKLWFQFGFRQRYPVDWLGERKPRRHGENIEMERRGDTGGGNGGAGTGGRRVEDDTPLPVYPGPPSSVVGGTTAASSGPVLGNPNAVLASMGSGTVVISSMQTSVQTQSLVSPQRPDPNTGTAGDGFRAV